Proteins from a single region of Novosphingobium sp. CECT 9465:
- the leuB gene encoding 3-isopropylmalate dehydrogenase → MKIAVLPGDGIGPEVTHEAVRVIEALGIGDIEMKQAPVGGAAYKAYGHPLPADTLEIARASDAILFGAVGDPDCDSLERHLRPEQAILGLRKELTLFANLRPAKVFAGLEGHSALRPEVAGAIDMVIVRELNGDVYFGEKGFRTAANGDREGYDVMSYSESEVRRIAHVAFRTAMGRNKRLCSVDKANVLETSQLWRDVVIEVAREYPEVALEHMYVDNAAMQLVRAPGKFDVVLTGNLFGDILSDQASMCVGSIGLLASASLGERETSHGTFGLYEPIHGSAPDIAGQGLANPMATILSAAMLLRHSLGLSAQAARIEAAVATTLADGVMGRDLGGTAGTAEVGDAVLARL, encoded by the coding sequence ATGAAGATTGCGGTTCTGCCCGGCGATGGCATCGGTCCAGAAGTGACGCACGAAGCCGTGCGCGTGATCGAGGCGCTGGGAATCGGCGACATCGAGATGAAGCAGGCACCCGTTGGCGGCGCGGCCTACAAGGCTTACGGCCACCCCCTGCCCGCCGATACGCTGGAAATCGCGCGCGCATCCGATGCCATCCTGTTTGGTGCCGTGGGCGATCCCGATTGCGATTCGCTGGAACGGCATCTGCGCCCCGAACAGGCGATCCTGGGACTGCGCAAGGAATTGACGCTGTTCGCCAACTTGCGCCCGGCCAAGGTGTTTGCAGGTCTCGAAGGCCATTCCGCGTTGCGCCCGGAAGTGGCGGGCGCGATCGACATGGTGATCGTGCGCGAGTTGAACGGCGATGTGTACTTTGGCGAAAAGGGTTTCCGCACCGCCGCCAATGGCGACCGCGAAGGCTATGACGTGATGTCCTATAGCGAGAGCGAAGTGCGCCGAATCGCCCATGTGGCTTTTCGCACCGCGATGGGCCGCAACAAGCGGCTGTGCTCGGTAGACAAGGCCAATGTGCTGGAAACCAGCCAGTTGTGGCGTGACGTGGTCATCGAAGTTGCCCGCGAATATCCTGAGGTCGCGCTCGAACACATGTATGTCGATAACGCCGCGATGCAACTCGTCCGCGCCCCCGGCAAGTTCGACGTGGTGCTGACCGGAAACCTTTTCGGTGACATTCTTTCGGATCAGGCCTCGATGTGCGTGGGGTCGATCGGGCTGCTCGCTTCGGCTTCGCTGGGCGAGCGCGAGACCAGCCATGGCACGTTCGGCCTGTATGAGCCGATCCATGGCTCTGCGCCGGACATTGCCGGGCAAGGCCTTGCCAACCCCATGGCGACGATCCTTTCCGCCGCGATGCTGCTTCGCCATTCGCTGGGTCTTTCAGCGCAGGCCGCGCGGATCGAGGCCGCCGTGGCAACGACTTTGGCCGACGGTGTGATGGGGCGTGACCTTGGCGGAACGGCGGGCACTGCGGAAGTTGGTGACGCGGTGCTTGCAAGGCTCTAA
- a CDS encoding DNA repair protein RecO, giving the protein MLIRAPAILCASRPHGEHGAIVRLLTAEHGLAAAYVAGARGRELRPLLIPGNLLAVEVRARTATQLPSARLELVTSRGPWLSEPLPSAGIGWACALTAATLPEGHSYPPLYQGLGALLDAICHAPSARGWARVLAGYEVLLLREIGYGATPAPPPHEEWQDLLARLERQGKAIGNRLLAERAGDVMGARAILLDRLKRMNETG; this is encoded by the coding sequence ATGTTGATACGTGCACCCGCCATACTTTGTGCATCCCGGCCTCATGGCGAACATGGCGCGATCGTGCGCCTGTTGACCGCCGAGCATGGCCTTGCTGCCGCTTACGTTGCCGGAGCGCGCGGGCGGGAACTGCGCCCGCTGCTGATTCCGGGCAATCTGCTGGCGGTGGAAGTGCGGGCGCGGACAGCGACTCAGTTGCCCTCGGCGCGACTCGAACTGGTGACAAGCCGGGGACCCTGGCTTTCCGAACCGCTGCCGAGCGCGGGCATCGGCTGGGCTTGCGCGCTGACAGCGGCAACGTTGCCCGAAGGCCATTCCTACCCGCCATTGTATCAGGGCCTCGGCGCGCTGCTCGATGCGATCTGCCACGCGCCATCGGCGCGCGGCTGGGCGCGGGTGCTGGCGGGGTATGAAGTGCTGCTGCTGCGCGAGATCGGCTATGGCGCCACGCCAGCCCCGCCGCCCCACGAGGAGTGGCAGGATCTGCTCGCCCGGCTGGAACGACAGGGCAAGGCCATCGGCAACCGGCTTCTTGCCGAACGGGCCGGCGATGTTATGGGAGCGCGCGCGATTCTGCTGGATCGGCTGAAGCGCATGAACGAGACGGGTTAA
- the apaG gene encoding Co2+/Mg2+ efflux protein ApaG — translation MKQLFQHAAITDGVTVRVAVNFLPEQSRVEAGKWFWVYHIRIENDADQPVQLISRHWRITDGRGLVNFVDGEGVVGEQPVLRPGHSHDYVSGCPLGTHHGSMEGHYTMQRADGALFDVAIPFFPLAAPAPAN, via the coding sequence ATGAAGCAGCTCTTTCAGCATGCCGCAATCACGGACGGGGTGACAGTTCGCGTCGCCGTGAACTTCCTGCCCGAACAATCACGGGTCGAAGCGGGCAAATGGTTCTGGGTCTATCACATCCGTATCGAGAATGACGCCGACCAGCCCGTGCAGCTGATCTCGCGGCACTGGCGCATTACGGATGGGCGTGGCCTTGTCAATTTCGTGGATGGCGAAGGCGTTGTCGGCGAACAGCCTGTGCTGCGGCCCGGCCACAGCCACGATTATGTTTCGGGCTGCCCGCTTGGTACGCATCACGGCAGCATGGAAGGGCACTACACCATGCAGCGTGCTGATGGCGCGCTGTTCGATGTGGCCATACCGTTCTTTCCGCTGGCGGCCCCGGCTCCTGCAAACTAA
- a CDS encoding LysR family transcriptional regulator has translation MKRTHLPLNGLRVLDAAARHLSFTRAADELAVTPAAVGQQIRALEDLLGVVLFRRTSKGLELTDEALSGLDAIREGFLRFEEGVQAIQAGQSSHVYTIACPRDFFAAWLSPRLAAFRAGNPQMRFSLVGGDADIDFTEANLDLAVRWAEGPGELEGVELGSPLMVTVAAPDAPASSPWIGWPGDPAPGGGDVGFSVGDAGTAISAARAGLGRAHVPFQLAEGPLASGRIVAQGEPEHSRRGYWLVAPLPQWRQKKVKALVAALLS, from the coding sequence ATGAAACGGACGCACCTTCCCCTCAACGGCCTGCGCGTGCTCGATGCTGCCGCGCGCCATCTTTCGTTTACCCGCGCGGCCGATGAACTGGCGGTCACCCCGGCAGCGGTTGGCCAGCAGATCCGTGCGCTCGAAGACCTGCTCGGTGTCGTCCTGTTCCGCCGCACGTCGAAGGGTCTGGAACTTACGGACGAGGCGCTGTCCGGTCTCGATGCCATCCGCGAAGGCTTCCTGCGCTTCGAAGAGGGTGTGCAGGCAATTCAGGCCGGGCAATCGAGCCACGTCTATACGATCGCCTGCCCGCGCGATTTCTTCGCGGCGTGGCTTTCGCCCCGGTTGGCGGCTTTCCGTGCAGGCAATCCGCAGATGCGCTTCTCACTGGTGGGGGGTGACGCCGATATCGATTTCACCGAAGCGAACCTCGACCTTGCCGTGCGCTGGGCCGAAGGACCGGGCGAACTCGAAGGGGTGGAACTGGGGTCGCCACTGATGGTCACCGTGGCCGCGCCCGATGCGCCTGCCAGCAGCCCGTGGATCGGCTGGCCGGGCGATCCGGCACCCGGTGGCGGCGATGTCGGCTTTTCGGTCGGCGATGCCGGCACCGCAATCAGCGCCGCACGGGCAGGGCTGGGCCGCGCTCACGTGCCGTTTCAGCTCGCCGAAGGTCCGCTGGCATCGGGCCGGATCGTTGCACAGGGAGAGCCGGAGCATTCGCGGCGCGGTTACTGGCTTGTCGCGCCCTTGCCGCAATGGCGACAGAAGAAGGTCAAAGCGCTCGTCGCTGCCCTCCTTTCCTGA
- a CDS encoding bifunctional diguanylate cyclase/phosphodiesterase codes for MGIVHRFSAVLATPLRLAGDVRRGIGRWQQHEGDSFARAYAKSLSHRLPLLYLVVVFDCILMAERFRDLAPHWLTLFVPVALSTFALWRAWYWMPFKVEVRPLIIVRRDLKIMSWLGAFSAFLFALWAMGLYAFGDEAGKSFIHYIVAVTLFSGVLSLGHAPLTALRIALAVIIPTSGQILFSSHPNAGPVLLVQIVVTALLLLITNGHHRDFVRLELSRQQLVRREQQTARLARENMLQATVDPLTGALNRRAILVQLEEELAQRHKGDSAAWLALIDLDGFKHVNDTYGHAAGDTVLAAVGARLGAVARVRSYGRLGGDEFAVILDPALDEAGVRQLAIDMSDALRAPVLHGGAILRLSGSIGVHRVGGRSASDCLERADAALYKAKEQSDGTVVVFSPDDETEMLHRAAITRQFNDCDLEQRIKLVYQPIVDSTGGQITGFEAFARWSPDGETWLAPGQFISLAVATGRTGELTRMVLRRALSECRAWEQGRTLSINLAPRDVMRSGTAEALARIAEAAGAPPHAIILEVTERALIDDPRRAEAQLKAFRAHGFRVALDDFGAGWSSLSQVHRLPLDMIKIDQALSRALATDPGARTLVATIVSLSWQLGIDCTIEGVEDEAQAETARALGVRLMQGYHFGRPGPAEQAMASLASAA; via the coding sequence ATGGGGATTGTTCACCGATTTTCTGCTGTTCTGGCAACGCCGCTGCGTCTGGCGGGCGATGTGCGGCGCGGGATCGGTCGCTGGCAACAGCATGAGGGCGACAGTTTTGCGAGGGCTTATGCAAAGAGCCTCTCTCACCGCCTGCCGCTGCTTTATCTTGTGGTCGTCTTTGATTGCATCCTGATGGCCGAAAGGTTTCGGGATCTGGCGCCGCACTGGTTGACGCTGTTTGTGCCCGTGGCGCTCAGCACATTTGCGTTGTGGCGGGCATGGTACTGGATGCCTTTCAAGGTTGAGGTGCGCCCCCTGATCATCGTTCGCCGCGATCTGAAAATCATGAGCTGGCTGGGCGCGTTCTCGGCCTTTCTATTCGCGCTATGGGCAATGGGGCTCTATGCCTTTGGCGATGAAGCGGGCAAGTCGTTCATTCATTACATCGTTGCCGTCACGCTGTTTTCCGGCGTCCTGAGTCTGGGGCATGCGCCATTGACCGCGCTGCGTATTGCGCTGGCGGTGATTATTCCCACATCGGGCCAGATTTTGTTCAGCAGCCATCCCAATGCCGGACCGGTGCTTCTGGTCCAGATCGTTGTAACGGCGCTGTTGCTGCTTATCACCAATGGGCACCATCGCGATTTCGTGCGGCTCGAACTTTCGCGGCAGCAGCTTGTCCGGCGTGAACAGCAGACCGCGCGTCTTGCGCGGGAAAACATGTTGCAGGCCACGGTCGATCCCTTGACCGGCGCGCTTAACCGCCGTGCCATCCTTGTGCAGCTGGAAGAGGAACTGGCGCAGCGCCACAAGGGGGATTCGGCTGCCTGGCTTGCATTGATCGATCTCGATGGCTTCAAGCACGTCAACGATACTTATGGCCACGCCGCAGGCGATACCGTGCTTGCAGCGGTCGGCGCGCGGCTTGGCGCCGTCGCGCGGGTTCGCAGTTATGGCCGTCTTGGCGGCGATGAATTTGCCGTGATTCTCGATCCGGCGCTTGATGAAGCGGGCGTTCGCCAGCTTGCAATCGACATGTCCGACGCCCTGCGCGCGCCGGTGCTGCATGGCGGAGCCATATTGCGCCTGTCGGGGTCGATCGGGGTTCACCGCGTTGGCGGTCGCAGCGCCAGCGATTGCCTCGAACGGGCAGATGCCGCGCTTTACAAGGCGAAGGAACAATCCGACGGCACGGTTGTGGTGTTCAGCCCGGACGATGAAACCGAAATGCTTCACCGTGCAGCGATCACGCGCCAGTTCAACGATTGCGATCTCGAACAGCGGATCAAGCTTGTCTACCAGCCCATCGTCGATTCCACCGGAGGACAGATCACCGGCTTCGAAGCCTTTGCGCGCTGGAGCCCGGATGGTGAAACGTGGCTGGCACCGGGCCAGTTCATCTCCCTGGCGGTGGCGACCGGGCGCACCGGCGAATTGACGCGCATGGTCTTGCGCCGCGCTTTGTCGGAATGCCGGGCATGGGAGCAGGGGCGCACCCTTTCGATCAATCTTGCCCCGCGCGACGTGATGCGTTCGGGCACGGCCGAAGCGCTTGCCCGGATTGCTGAAGCCGCCGGAGCACCACCCCACGCGATCATCCTCGAAGTGACCGAGCGCGCGCTGATCGACGATCCCCGCCGCGCCGAGGCACAGCTCAAGGCATTCCGGGCACACGGCTTCCGCGTTGCACTCGATGATTTCGGCGCGGGCTGGTCCAGCCTCAGCCAGGTGCACCGCCTTCCGCTAGACATGATCAAGATCGACCAGGCTTTGTCGCGCGCCTTGGCAACCGATCCGGGCGCGCGTACTCTGGTTGCGACCATCGTGTCGCTATCGTGGCAACTGGGCATCGATTGCACGATCGAAGGCGTCGAGGACGAGGCACAGGCGGAAACCGCGCGCGCGCTGGGTGTACGGCTGATGCAGGGGTATCACTTCGGCCGACCGGGACCTGCCGAGCAGGCGATGGCCAGCCTTGCCAGCGCTGCCTGA
- a CDS encoding multidrug effflux MFS transporter — translation MGERETIAMMALVMALQALAVDAMLPALGDMARDLAVSDPNRRQLVVGTFLLASGFASLLPGSLADRYGRRPILLGSIAIYVLFSIACAITVSFDMLLAMRVLQAIGCGGLAVLPAAIIRDRFSGDQMAKQMSIISVVFMVVPMLAPSIGQVVLLFAGWRWIFVFLAAMGCVMGGWVAMRLPETLHPEYRQPIRPQSILINMVGAAMNRSSIGYVLGSALTFGAMIGYVNCSQQLVGEHFGAGPLFPVLFGFSALMMAVSNFFNSRIVERFGARRVSHTAILAFIAISAVQTWVSSWPDQTLWQFMPVMIANLILIGFIGANFSSISLQPFERTAGSASSMQAFLRTVIGSLIGIVIGQAYDGTAHPLALGLLVTGSFSLLAVLFSEKGKLFRRIHPPGTPRPVVIEH, via the coding sequence ATGGGCGAGCGCGAAACCATCGCGATGATGGCGCTGGTGATGGCGCTGCAAGCGCTGGCGGTTGATGCAATGCTGCCTGCGCTGGGCGATATGGCGCGTGATCTGGCCGTTTCCGATCCGAATCGCCGCCAGCTTGTCGTGGGTACGTTCCTGCTGGCATCCGGCTTTGCTTCGCTGCTGCCCGGTTCGCTGGCAGACCGTTATGGCCGCCGCCCGATCCTGCTTGGCAGCATCGCCATTTATGTCCTTTTTTCGATAGCTTGCGCAATTACAGTCAGCTTCGACATGCTGCTGGCCATGCGTGTGTTGCAGGCAATCGGCTGCGGCGGTCTTGCCGTTCTGCCCGCCGCGATCATCCGCGATCGCTTTTCGGGCGATCAGATGGCCAAGCAGATGTCGATCATCTCAGTCGTCTTCATGGTGGTGCCAATGCTTGCCCCCAGCATCGGTCAGGTGGTGCTGCTATTTGCCGGATGGCGCTGGATATTCGTGTTTCTGGCGGCGATGGGCTGTGTGATGGGCGGATGGGTGGCAATGCGCCTGCCCGAAACGCTTCATCCCGAATATCGCCAGCCGATAAGGCCGCAATCTATCCTGATCAATATGGTGGGCGCGGCGATGAATCGCTCTTCCATCGGCTATGTGCTTGGCAGCGCGCTGACGTTCGGGGCGATGATCGGTTATGTGAACTGTTCGCAGCAGCTTGTCGGCGAACATTTCGGCGCAGGTCCCTTGTTTCCCGTCCTGTTCGGCTTTTCAGCGCTGATGATGGCGGTCTCGAACTTCTTCAATTCGCGAATCGTTGAGCGGTTTGGTGCCCGGCGCGTTTCGCATACGGCGATTCTGGCGTTCATCGCGATAAGTGCTGTGCAGACCTGGGTTTCCAGCTGGCCCGATCAGACGCTATGGCAATTCATGCCGGTGATGATCGCCAACCTGATCCTGATCGGCTTCATCGGCGCCAACTTCAGTTCGATTTCCCTCCAGCCGTTCGAACGAACGGCCGGATCGGCAAGTTCGATGCAGGCCTTTCTGCGCACGGTCATCGGATCGCTGATCGGCATCGTCATCGGGCAGGCTTATGACGGTACGGCTCACCCGCTGGCGCTGGGACTTCTGGTGACCGGATCGTTCAGTCTGCTGGCCGTGCTGTTCAGCGAAAAGGGCAAGCTGTTCCGCCGCATCCACCCGCCCGGAACGCCCCGTCCGGTGGTAATCGAACACTGA